In Aliamphritea ceti, a single window of DNA contains:
- a CDS encoding 1-(5-phosphoribosyl)-5-[(5-phosphoribosylamino)methylideneamino]imidazole-4-carboxamide isomerase, with protein MIIFPDIEILDGKCVNLQHGHLESPIQYDVDPVEAALKFVEQGATYLHLVDLDGVMRGEKHNADIICEIIDKAGVPVQVGGGISTMTSAQWWFDHGAKRVVLGTAAVMDRHFLSEVCAHYPGRVVASIDVKDNHVMVNGWRDSTAFTPLEVGHALQDSGICALIYTDINYDLDHAEATLATTTEMASELRIPVISSGTVKSLDDISRLQLLPNIAGAIVGRAFFNGAVSMEDALRVASQDVPNPAMM; from the coding sequence ATGATTATTTTTCCTGATATCGAGATACTAGATGGTAAGTGTGTAAATTTGCAGCATGGACATTTAGAAAGTCCAATTCAGTATGATGTAGATCCAGTTGAAGCCGCATTAAAATTTGTAGAACAAGGAGCTACATATCTACACCTTGTTGATTTAGATGGTGTCATGCGGGGTGAAAAGCATAATGCAGATATTATTTGTGAAATCATTGATAAGGCAGGAGTGCCAGTTCAGGTAGGTGGTGGTATCAGCACGATGACATCCGCTCAATGGTGGTTTGATCACGGTGCCAAGCGAGTTGTGTTAGGTACAGCAGCTGTAATGGATCGTCATTTTTTAAGCGAAGTATGCGCACATTACCCTGGTCGGGTAGTTGCGAGTATTGATGTTAAAGATAATCACGTAATGGTTAATGGCTGGCGTGACTCTACTGCATTCACACCTTTAGAGGTTGGGCATGCATTGCAGGATTCAGGTATTTGCGCGTTAATTTATACCGATATTAATTACGATCTTGATCATGCTGAAGCGACACTGGCAACTACAACAGAAATGGCAAGTGAGCTGCGTATTCCGGTAATCTCCAGCGGTACGGTTAAGTCTCTGGATGATATTTCACGCTTACAACTGTTGCCTAATATTGCTGGTGCGATTGTCGGTAGAGCATTCTTTAACGGCGCTGTTTCTATGGAAGACGCGTTGAGAGTAGCATCTCAGGATGTACCGAATCCTGCCATGATGTAA